In Vicia villosa cultivar HV-30 ecotype Madison, WI unplaced genomic scaffold, Vvil1.0 ctg.000402F_1_1, whole genome shotgun sequence, the DNA window AGTAATGAAAAGAGTTTTTGAATCTCATAACAGTTGCAGTTGTAATAATAGAAATTCACAAGGAAGTGATTTTTGTTTATACATGAATAAGATGGAAGAAAATATTCGACTAAACCATTGACGATTCAATTGAAACTATTATTTCAGCTTGCTGCTGAAATCAGAGAGCTCAAGAAGCTGAACCCTTGGGTCGGCTGCTGCTTCATCCCTCTCTTTCTGAGTGTTGAACCCCCAATCCACTAATCCAAACACCCAAGTTTAACAATTATTACACAATTCCATAAGCACAAATAATGCAAAACATAGAAACATAAAGAGATGAAAATTGAGAGTGCAGAAATTATAATGAGACAGAAAAGAATTTTACCTAGATACAAATTCCAATTGTCTAACTCTGGCTCTTTGATGACATTTTTAAGGGTTGCAAACCTATCTTCCACAAAGCTGTTAAAAATTAACTACAGTTAATTTCTTCTAAATCATCTTTAAAGTTTATATCTATCAAAACTACTTCTGAATGCACAAAAGTCTTAACTGTAGTGCCAGTCCTTGGTGTTCTGGCATATTTTGAAGCTTCTTCAGCACTTCTACCTTAGGACTAGAGAGAAAATATAAGATGGTTTGAGAAACAAATGTATCTACGAAATGAAATATTAGTATAATGCATCATTGCACCTGAATTTGTGTAAATATATCAAATGGCATTACTAACCCAGTTCCTAGACCATATATTCTTTCTGGTGGTATAGTTATTCCAGCAAGTTCTCTTAGTAAAGCGTCGGCAAAGCGACTCTGAAACCATAGAAAGGATAGGAAATTATGTAGAAAATGCCAATATATGTACTCTTAGGATTAATTAGGATTTCTGTTTTCATGCTTGGAGTAGAGAGAAATCAGACCTGTTTTGTGGTGACAATGTACACTCTTGAGCTTGCAAACCTTAATGCATCAGTAACACCGGGATAGAATCTAGAGGCAaatcattcaaaaattaaaattttaaactttaaaattcaTACCGAGAAGACGTTTATAACATTTGATCGGACTACCTGTTGGCTTGAATCCAACCGGTTAAATCATTCTCCAACCAATCATCTCTAACCTTTCCGAATAAATCTATCAGATCCTCCCTATTCTCTTTCCATTCTTCGATGACAATAGGCTTCAATTCGAACCAGCTCTCTAATATGCCCTCAACTGTGAGGCCCTCTGCCACCTTTCAGAAGAACTACGACATCAGTCAAATGGCATCATCATAGATCACAAAGTTCCTTAGAATCTGATGATAATGTTATGACTTCCAATTGTTAATCCATGATAGTAAAATAATCCAAGGAAAAGACTTGCATCAGAAGAAAGAATTTAAGccagagtttatgttttatactCACCGAAGATTTTCTGATGGAAGGAACTCTTGTCTCAAGCAACAACCTCACAAGTAAAAGAGTTTCATATCCAGTTTCCACCACTGGTCTCACCTGACATGAAAAAACTCGACATCTCATATCTAGAACTAGAAGTAATCAAACTTGAAAGTAAACTAAACTATTTACTGTAATCATCTGTTCAACAATCCAATCTTCTGTGGCAGAATCCACACTTTCAAACAGGGTTGGCCATCTCAACTTGGCAGCCTACAAATCATCAAACAACAAAACCAGGAAGTTCCAAAGATCATCAGAAACTATGTACTATTTTCAattgttttctttcattttattgaTAAACAAATGGTAGAATAGACAAGGTGAGAGAGCAAGAACCTTGAGAGCAGAGATAGCTGTCTCTTCACAGGTATTACAGAGAACTCCATCAAAGTCCAATGCATAGAGATGGCCCATTTGCTTCTCTTCCTTTCAATGTTACCAAAACCAATCCAAATATGATATATAACACTGCATTGCATGGTATATAATTACCCTCCATTCAAATAAGATTGAAATAATTGGTGCCAGCTATCAATGAAATCACGACACGTGTCTACGTAGCAATATTTCCCTTTTTTAGCCTTTTTTATTTATCAATCAATAAATGTGACTCCTATTAGTTTAgccaaatagttttttttttttttttaggttagACATTGGTTATGTATGTCTGCGTGTGGGAGCGCATGTCTGAGTCATGATGCGATTACATAGATTgttcaaatttgcaaattacaaCTTAATTGACTTTTCATAAAAATGAGTTTCACTAATTCAAGCATTTGATATAGCTATTTTAAAGattctaagttttttttttgacaacACAAAATTTAAGTTTTTGAACAAGTCATTTGATATGAACCAAGTGAGGATATTTGTATTAAGTTACATTCAAGTTATTTCAATACAAACAGCAAGCATTTTGTATCTGCATAGAACAGTACACTGCATGTAACAAGGCCAAACTTGAGGATAAAACAAGGTCACTTCATTTAATCGAGAGTTCAAATTACAGCAGTTTAACGAAAAAAGGAGGAAGTTTCTAAGTAGAAAGAGCGTGTATATTATaactttttattgtttataaAGGAGTTGGaagaaaatattgtgttcattgatTGTCAAATGACAAATCAACAAAGACCCCTATTTCAACTTCTTGCTGAAGTCTGCGAGTTGAAGAACGCGAATTCTGGCAATAGCCGCAGCTTCCTCTTTCTCTTGTGCAGTGTTGTAACCCCAATTCCCTGATCCAAACAGTCAC includes these proteins:
- the LOC131627845 gene encoding uncharacterized protein LOC131627845, with the protein product MGHLYALDFDGVLCNTCEETAISALKAAKLRWPTLFESVDSATEDWIVEQMITVRPVVETGYETLLLVRLLLETRVPSIRKSSVAEGLTVEGILESWFELKPIVIEEWKENREDLIDLFGKVRDDWLENDLTGWIQANRFYPGVTDALRFASSRVYIVTTKQSRFADALLRELAGITIPPERIYGLGTGPKVEVLKKLQNMPEHQGLALHFVEDRFATLKNVIKEPELDNWNLYLVDWGFNTQKERDEAAADPRVQLLELSDFSSKLK